In Malus sylvestris chromosome 2, drMalSylv7.2, whole genome shotgun sequence, the genomic stretch GGCATCGGAAAGTAAGGATTCAGAGTACTTCCTCTGGCTTTCCTCTCTTGGCGCCCtgagcgaggccagggtgatcaccgGTTCGAACCTCGGGTGCTCTTGTGCCTTCGGCGGAGTTGACGAAGGGGCGAAAGAGGCGGCGGAAAGAgcttttgccttgcttcgagttatgaTGCCTGAAGTGATGCCCCCTGCCGTGATGACACTCTTGTTTCTTGCATTGGCAGCGAGAACAACTTGGGCCTTCCTTGACGCCATTTGTGCTTGTtgcggattcaaagatagagatgagaggtagagactagtcccactgggcgtgccaaatttgtaaacacggaattcctgcaatgaatgagacaagaacaacgtgcacaaaataatatttgtattaatgatttaggggttacaatctcttctacgaatttggcctctgattctatctttgaaacatgtagatgtagtgttgttgatccaggggccgtcgaggcttgatcttggacgaacagatgatgaacgatgaacaccttcttcaagggccgtcgaggcttgatcttgaatgggtggaagttcttcaaggggcgttggggcttgatcttgaaggaggatttcacgaagaacaaatagggctttcttgatccttcgggatttgcttgagagcttctaagtttcgaggcttcaaggctttggtgtggtgtgacttctcttccaatttgggagtagagaaagtgtatgTAAAAAAATCCTcccttgattctttgatggaggagcctatttataggctttgggaatgaaccaccaccatccatttgttttggtggatgttgtaggtgaattggtggattgttgtaggtgaatttgggtggaggttgtaggtgaatttggatggattgttgtaggtgaatttgggtgtatgttgtaggtgaatttgggtaggtgaatttgggtggaggttgtaggtgaatttggatggattgttgtaggtgaatttgggtgtatgttgtaggtgaatttgggtaggtgaatttgggtggaggttgtaggtgaatttggatggattgttgtaggtgaatttgggtgtatgttgtaggtgaatttgggtgaaggttgtaggtgaatttgggtgaaggttgtaggtgaatttggatggattgttgtaggtgaatttgggtgtatgttgtaggtgaatttgggtgaaggttgtagttttaatgcaatggtcaacatttatttcactaaaatttcaatgtttacaaatgtaattttaatgtgatggctaacatttatttcaacgaaatttcaatgtctacagcCGCACCTTCCCTTTCTGTttcccttgccgtgcaagggattCCCCTTTCCCTCTTTCTTTGCCGcatttccctttccctttttccTTGAAATCTGATTGGTTACCCTTTTCTTGATGGATTTGGAGCATTAAAACCTTTCCAAATTTAATTCCTAACCATACTTTTCCTTCCCCTATAAAATAaagcctttgccgcaccattcaacatcatccacccatccacccttcaccataactcacctatatccatccaccaccataatttaccactcatccatcctcccacaccttgtgccgcaacaaagaagaagaagcaggacccttggacgtgcttgccattcaagattggattgctggagcgtttttaggtgttttcattctttgttttcaatgtttaagtttaattatctttgttttgtgaacataaGGAGCTAAACTTGTTTTAGTTagggggaaattcaaagccatgaacatatttgcaatatgaattgattacttccagttgtgattctatgaatcgtgaatgcaatttacttaactgtttgattgataacttattcttgtttgtagattaaggatgcatacttagtttgcatgcatgaatttgatgctagaatgcaagggagtttcacctaatcgttatgaacttgtattcataagtagtggaggttgctagtcacaatcgtgttaagtagattcctagcaggagtatcatgctcatcatagttacgaatgctttgtcaatgcttatgattttcataaagcttaatgatctttgattgtatctctgtTATgctgttcatgtagggaacttttgaagaatgctttgggttgtcgaatgatgtcatccaatccaataactaaaggaaaatctgaagatTAATtcaagcgtacctaattaatctggggtgttgaggttcatggtttattgaaaagcaactggaaattgtTTTGTATACAAGTGCGTCATGTGTGGaaaagaaccctctagctagcccatcatccatagttttatCCCAAATTCGTCTTAGTTACttgttttactttaaattcgtccaaaacccaatcccttttactttagtgtgccaaattagttagaatctgtcttaggttgtgtttttaagtgttttgagtcaagctaAAATCAATTTTCCTCCAAAGTCATTcgtagtgtctagtttgagtctatttagttgttttaagctgttttgagtcttttaagtctGTTTTGAATcattagagtctagttaagtgtttttaagtttatttttatgtttttgagtcagtttagaatagattagcaatccctcataatcctcgGTCCAGAATGAttcctacttacatctttactacaattgtcaataagagggtttaatttgtgtgttacttaattttcgcatcacgaAGCCATATATAAGTACCAATCACCTCTAGGCATATAGTGACCATTAGATAAGCACAAAAATAAGTGAatataatctttccaaaataCATATGCATAGATATCATCCGAGCTcaatagctcaaacatcatatcataaaaCATATTtgtagtatatagtcatcaatcatatatactatGAAGATCATAAAATCGATAAAGCATGAATATCATAAAGCataaatctaatttactcataaacgtttcataaaacgtaaccactaaatcatgcttttcatgtatgcatttgtAATAGTAAAATATGTATTTTAGAAAGGGTCTACTCACAGATACTTCGCCGTCGAAAAGCGTGCAAACTAGAGAAGACGGAAATGCCACAATAAATgtacctaagcacataaagggtccaattaataaaactctaccataacaattgaattttgggAAACGGATGTCATAAATGGATTCAGGACATCGAAAAACGAAAAGATGGACCTTGGGTACCCCTACACGCCGCCCGGATGGCCACACGCTGCCGTACGCACTGATTTGGGTTGGCGAAAAAGTCTATGACATTGCCGTGGGCGGTGGCAAAACACAGTACCTTTGATAAAGCTATGTGTGCTCTACACACCGGCCAAGACATGAGTTCACATACCCTTACGCGCTGGCCAGGGGTCTGGGATCCGACTGGGTTTGGGCCATTCCCACTTGGATTTGGGCCAAGGGTTTTGGGCTTGATTCTAGGCTACAAGGTTGGGCCTAGGGTTTTAGGTTGGGTTATAAAGGTGGGCCTGGGTTGTGTGGCCCAAATACCTAACTTTGGGTTCCAAGTTTATTGAGTTGGGCTGGCCAATTGGGCCGGGTTCCAAGGCCCAATGAATTGGGTCGGCTCAGGTTTTATGGATTGGGTTTGACCCGTTCTCAAACCAGTTCTCACGGAGACAAAAGTCAGAGCTTCCCAAGCTCTGGTCAACCTCGATTCTTAACCCTAACATACAATCTACTTACCAAAATGAAAACAACCAAGTGTAGAGAGAAGTCTAAGGGTTAGTTCCAGTTCAGGTCTCGAGGAAAGAGGCAGGACAAATTAGTGTGATTGTGGTGTGGCTTGCCGGTGATGTGGGCTATGGTGGTGGTGCAACGGTGCACCGAGAGGGGTGAAAACTAAGAGAGAGCTCAAGGGAggtaagagaaagagagaatgtgatggagagaaggaaagagagagagagagagatgaagtgATTGGGCCGGGGGAACAAAACCAAGGGTGGGCTCCACTTGGGCACACCAAACAAGAAccaaaacaacaatttaaaatatctaTCAACCCCACCAATATTACCAAACTACCCTTTCGTtccaaaattcataaataaaaattgagaCGGGTTGTTTACATTGATAGTGTATTATTTCAGGAAAAGACAAGTCGTGCTTTGTTATAATTTTGGGAAATACCCAGAAGTAGGataatttcttaatcttgggaAAGAAATAGGACATTTCGAATATGCACAACATGCACATGCCGTGCACAACAATCAGatataaatatgatttttccTACACCTTGAAATAACCAATTGTTCTCTTATATAAATGGGTTATCCAGAAATTTCAGACCTCATTTCTcattttgtagagagagaaaatctCTCTTACCCAATTCTAGTTCGAAGAACCGTAACccacccatcttcttcatccaaGAGCTCTCTTTCTAACCCACCTATCTTTTTCATCCAAGCTCAATCTATCTCTTCTCTTTCCACCCAAGTAATCGACTTCACAACTCCTAAATCCATAAATTTGAGCTTACAAAATTCGTTCAAGTTCGATTCGAAGCCTCAAGTCCGCAGCGAGTACTTTGAATTAGAGCAAAAGCCCCAAATTCTAAAGCAAACAGATCCAAAACCACCACCCCGACCTTGGATCCAGTTAGCAAGCTCATACCAGATTGCTGCGAAGTCGACTACAGTTCAGAAAGTGATTTCaaatgaagagaagaagaaacactGCTGAGGAGTTTAACAAAGGCCGTTGGATTTGAGAAGGGTGATGAAATTGGCGACGTGCGAATTGGTttcttaattttgatttttaccttttcatttgtaagtttTGTGAACTGGGTTtgcttaatttttctttttgattgatggatttttggagttgaagtgaTTGGTTTGGTGTTTCTTGGAGGAGACCCAAATCcttcaattttgattttttatttgttatcatTTCTCTGATTTATATGTCTGTTTTCATTTCTTCTGTTTTCTCTCTCCCTTTGCTCCCTATCTCAATCTACATTTACAAGCACTAAAATAGGGTTTGGCTTTGGCtgcaattaaatgaaaaaaatgtatTAAAGGTAAGTTGCCTTTTGGAGAAGAGATAAATTTGAGTGAAAAATGAGAAATCAGAgtggaaagaaggaagaaagaaggatATGGTCAAAATTGTTTTGTGTACTCGTTCGCTCTCTTTGTATTAAGCACGCTCATACATTACATGTACAAGACATGTACTCGACATGCACATGTTATGCTCACAGATCTAAGCTCAACCCCCATAGCTCACAGCTCTCTCTTTGAAATTAGAAAAATGATGCAATCAAATAAATGACCATAAACTTTATATGAAGAATCAAAGATTTATTAATTTGAATGTTGTATCAAATTTGATTGTGTTCAAATATTTCAAGGATTTGAAAATTGTTGCCTGAATAGGCACGAAAGAACCCAACTGAATCAAAGGAAATTGTTTCACGAACtcgttcattttttttcatatttgcaaGGCCTGCCTctgaatcaaaggaaaaagtagTAAACTACTTTAATGTAAGGAGTATCAAATATGTAAATGTGCACCATATACAGTatatgcacaccacatgcacataATATGTACAGTGCATGCATATGATATGCACAGAACGGGCGAAACTTTAACGGCAACATATTGGTATAGTGGAtgcaattaaaatataattattacGTATATAAGGTTACAATGACAATTTGAAAAGTCTTGTTACGTATATCAACCACTGCTTAATAGTGCATGTGGAAAACATAATACTCGTTGTCGTTATTTCATGGACACACATGACCCTTAACGTCCTCTAagccttttcttaattttgtttttcgctGAGGCCAACTAGGTTGTGGTCATACTCACTAAATTCTAGGGCACATCATACGTGCATCATAACTAGTGAACGTTCTCCACACAAACCATATGCACACAACATGCACATTAcggaaaaaaattcacaaatttctgCAATTGAACACTTGAACTAGAAATTGTTCCATcctagttttgtttttattccACAACCCATACACCCCAACATTAAACATAAATCTAATTTAACTTCTAAGTATTAATTCATCTTACAAACAACTCATTTATTCCATAAATCATTGATGAAggaacttgaaactaaacaccCTACCTTACTATGCCTGCTGAAGCTTCAGTCGTCGAAAAAAATGTAACTTTTCGGCCAAAACAGAAATTATGGTActcttctctcctctctttctctctctcgcaTCCCTTTGTTCTAAATTAGAGGTATGAggtcaacccaaaacccagcTCACTCTTCTCGCCTCTCTTTGGACTTCCCTCTCTTCGAAATTAGAGCTCGAGATCTGAGCTCAACCCAGAAACCCAGAGCTCACAGAGCTCTCTCGACATCCCTTTCCTCTAAATGAGAACAATGATGCAATGTGCTGATgatttttagtatttatatgtGGGTATTTTAGTAGTTTCGGTTTTTTACATGGTGTGCATGGCTTGTGCATGGCCGGTTTGTCCTATTTTTGTCCCAAGATAAGAAATTGTCTTATTTCTAAGTATTTCTCTATACTTTTTTGGAATTTTAACACATTCAAttgtgattgtttttttttaattttttttatataaaaaaggtcttgataatgttaaatgaATGCTAAGTCCCCCTTTCGGTTGATTTTtcgaaactttaacgaaaagctcccggtactgttcactttaataaaaaatcacttttttacactaaaaaatcaatcctggtactattcactttactctttattttatccttatcgttaaaactcaaagttttcaagcctttttcattatttttcctttgattttttagGACAATTTCTGCTctcttttttaaatattttttaatgctAAGATTTTGGTAAAATGGGGTAAATATTATTAAGTTCACTTTTCTCACTTTACTCTGCGTTCCTCTCCTTTCAAATTCCTCATTCAATCTTTCCTCTTCttaacaaatgttttttttttgtttttgttttttttgttttcaaaaaaacaaaaaaacaaaaaaaaaacaaaaacaaaaaaacaaaaacaaaaaaaaaacatttgttaaGAAGAGGAAAGattgaatgaggatatccggggtaaagtaggagtagccgaaattgaaggaaagatgagagaaaatcggttacggtggtttggacatgtgcaaagaaggcctactgacgctccgattagaagatgcgactatgggatagaggttcagggccgaaggggtagaggaagacctaggaaaactttggaagagactctaagaaaagacttagagtacttggatctaacgaaggacatgacacaggatcgagcacaatggcgttctaagattcatatagccgatcccactcagtgactcggattttccaagtctccaaccgagaagttttcctcactcgggaaattaagggaacactaccccaacctacatgctccactctgaaagcttcaacatacaagcttcaacaaaagaaaattcaaagaacttagcgaagaaggctttggtgtatttaacacaatacgttgaaatgaaggaaatcttatttattgatatccccgataagctacaaatatgtacatatacatgagtcaaaataaacacacaagagggagccttcacaaaggttgcttaggagaagtctcagcagtcggtagagcctcagaaagagaaggcaccggagggggatcatttggagccttagtactggacagaaccctagaaggaggatgcatcaaaggttgatcatttggagcttcattacgcggtacagccccagaagacgaaggcaataaatgcctttggaacaaacccacaaatctctgatgatcaagtaaaacctgaccatcagtttccttcatctggtcaagcttcctcttcatgtttgtagcatagtcatgtgcgagccggtgcaactgtttattctcatgcttgagccctctaatctcctgtttgagactcataacttcagccgccaatgattcaacttggcgggttcgagcaaataggcgttgggccatattagacacagaacctgcacactgaacactgagagccagcgaatccttaacagctaactcatcagaccgtttggaaagtagtctgttatctttgggagtgagaaggttcctggccaccaccgcagcggtcatatcattcttcatcacagaatccccaacggtaagaggactagtaggggagacgaaggatgggcgccatatgttgtctggagaaggcggggctgcctcttcaacaaggttcaagtcaaaacgacggtcggaggggccagacattttcaaaggtgttgaagagagaagaggtcggacaaatcaagatcttagaagtgcaagaatggagcttctactggtggagattcaagtgtgctttggaacttaatgccagcccctataaaaatctgcactcgacggagcttcagaaatcgaagaggcgcctgctcagaaatcgaagaggcgtttgctttctcataagctgggctgcttagagatcgcgagggttgatctcagaaatcgaagaggcgtttgctttctcaaaagttgggctgctcaaagaccacgaaggccgatctcagaaatcgaagatgcgctcgctttctcaaaagctgggctccccagagaccacgagggccgctctcagaaatcgaagaggcacctacttttccagccttgtcagcacctgtcacacgcacactcagctttgcggaaattttgggcattctgtcaaagacttctggggaagtagaaaacacatgaatcttactgttcaatcacccacttcccacacgcaacaatagctcatgggtaccacagataactttgccaaagttctctgccaaagttgagcacgtgaagcttgcagctcccactacatcgctctgaccaagaagggtaaaagaatagcaaagaaacagcactaacaaagtttagacccataaattttgaaggtctagctaccatattattacccacaagggtaaaggaacagtaccactgctggataattggaaagtccctgtgtgtcaacctctgtgcttcgtggcaaggtagactagcaaacatgccgaacctttactcacattcgagaaaacactcccaataagattgcttgctccaaaaatcgaagaggcaccgttctccgaatctcgagagccagactcccaacatgactacttttttaaaaatcgaagagagggtaaaggaacagtaccattgctggataattggaaagtccttgtgtgtcaacctctgtgcttcgtggcaaggtagactagcaaacatgcccaacctttactcacattcgagaaaacactcccaacaagattgcttgctccaaaatcgaagaggcacgccagacccccaacatgattgctttctcaaaaatcgatgaggcatcgttctccgaatcaatcgaagaggcgctcgctttctcaaaagctgggctgctcagagaccacgagggccgatctcagaaattgaagaggcacctacttttctagccttgtcagcacctgtcacacgcacactcagctttgcagaaattatgggcattctgtcgaagacttctggtgaagtagaaagcacatgaatcttactgttcaatcacccacttcccacacgcaacaatagctcatgggtaccacagataactttgccaaagttctctgccaaagttgagcacgtgaagcttgcagctcccactacatcgctctgaccaagaaaggtaaaagaatagcaaagaaacagcactaacaaaagtttagacacataaattttgaaggtctagctaccatattattacccacaagggtaaaggaacagtaccactgctggataattggaaagtccctgtgtgtcaacctctgtgcttcgtggcaaggtagactagcaaacatgccgaacctttactcacattcgagaaaacactcccaacaagattgcttgctccaaaatcgaagaggcaccgtcctccgaatctcgagagccagactcccaacatgactactttctcaaaatcgaagagagggtaaaggaacagtaccattgctggataattggaaagtccctgtgtgtcaacctttgtgcttcgtggcaaggtagactagcaaacatgcccaacctttactcacattcgagacaacactcccaacacgattgcttgctccaaaatcgaagaggcaccgccctccgaatctcgagagccagactctcaacatgattacttcctcaaaaatcgaagagacactgctctccgaatctcgagagtcagacccccagcatgattgctttctcaaaaatcgaagaggcatcgttctccgaatctcgagagccagataccacagaccaccttttcaaagtgctctgacagagttaaaacatgtgaaactggcagttcccactaccgtgctatgaccaagcagggtaaaggaatagcattactacttgttgttagggagactcctatatatgtcgacctccatccccaacggacaggcagacctgcaaaaatgctcaacccttcatcatatctaagagggcactcccaacgaagcctttcgaaatattcagctttctttccccccgataatacctctgcaaacaagctatactagagcaagaatatctcatatcatcagggttaaaagcaagagtatcccatatcatgctttttccctgtcttttcttttggccttgtttttacctgcaagacaaggagaaagagagcaatcagtcagcacttggaattaagcttccagccaggaactgactgcctggaaccccttacctgattacttacctggcattgctctcgagtactcatcttcaacatcttatgtttccagggaagattccgcatctgcttgaggaacagatagggcaagtgcgaaggatacaaggaagcatgtggagacaagcgtaacagcacacgtgccgatacatccattactctgtcaaaagcaaaagtatcccatatcagcagggtggaacgtactctagatttgatggacttgttttgaccctcaaattcttcagtcggccttaatactctgaaggaaaccagaaaaccctccagctcagttcaagaataagcctgtggaaagttacttcttcaaaagcaaaagtatctcatatcatctcttctcatttttcttctctttatccttcatgctgctgcaagatggggagaaggtgaacaatcagtcggagctctgattgcttaccttgtctgtcacctctttcagcagaccccctaactcggcgacttgggggactcctactacatcgtttgta encodes the following:
- the LOC126613842 gene encoding uncharacterized protein LOC126613842 translates to MLTIALKLQPSPKFTYNIHPNSPTTIHPNSPTTFTQIHLQPSPKFTYNIHPNSPTTIHPNSPTTSTQIHLPKFTYNIHPNSPTTIHPNSPTTSTQIHLQQSIQIHLQPPPKFTYNNPPIHLQHPPKQMDGGGSFPKPINRLLHQRIKGGFFYIHFLYSQIGREVTPHQSLEASKLRSSQANPEGSRKPYLFFVKSSFKIKPQRPLKNFHPFKIKPRRPLKKVFIVHHLFVQDQASTAPGSTTLHLHVSKIESEAKFVEEIVTPKSLIQILFCARCSCLIHCRNSVFTNLARPVGLVSTSHLYL